The following proteins are encoded in a genomic region of Sphingobacteriales bacterium:
- a CDS encoding UDP-3-O-(3-hydroxymyristoyl)glucosamine N-acyltransferase, with the protein MDFNKVFKVAEIAEILGRRFTGNPGLEITGINEIHKVRPGDITFVDIEKYYKKAIYSKASLIIINNEVDIPENKALIISENPYEDYKKLVLLFRKEERIPAEGFYCHPDSEIGEGTILYPQCFISHDVKIGRNCIIHPNAVIHAGTVIGDRVILKANCVIGGDAFYYRKLSDGWEKWPSCGRTIIGDDVHIGSGTMVDRGVSGDTIIGRQTKIDNLCQIGHGAEIGERCVIAGQVAIAGKVIIEEGVRIWGQSGVIQSVRVGKEAEILARSLVTKSLPGGTTYYGNPAREVRQALKEIAYLKNLPELIELLRR; encoded by the coding sequence ATGGATTTTAATAAAGTTTTTAAAGTTGCTGAAATAGCAGAAATACTTGGTCGAAGGTTTACCGGCAATCCCGGCTTAGAAATTACAGGCATCAATGAGATTCACAAAGTAAGGCCCGGGGATATTACTTTTGTCGATATTGAAAAATACTACAAAAAAGCAATCTATTCAAAAGCTTCTCTGATCATTATCAATAATGAAGTAGATATTCCTGAAAACAAAGCATTGATTATCAGTGAAAATCCTTATGAAGATTATAAAAAACTGGTTTTACTGTTCAGGAAAGAGGAAAGAATTCCTGCTGAAGGTTTTTATTGTCACCCGGATTCTGAAATTGGCGAGGGGACCATACTCTATCCTCAGTGTTTTATCAGTCATGATGTCAAGATTGGCAGGAACTGTATCATTCATCCCAATGCAGTCATTCATGCAGGTACAGTGATTGGCGACAGGGTAATTTTAAAGGCTAACTGTGTCATCGGAGGAGATGCTTTTTATTACAGAAAACTAAGTGACGGATGGGAAAAATGGCCTTCCTGCGGAAGAACGATTATTGGTGATGATGTGCATATTGGTTCAGGCACCATGGTTGACAGGGGTGTTTCTGGCGATACCATTATTGGCAGGCAGACAAAAATTGATAATTTGTGTCAGATCGGGCATGGCGCTGAAATAGGGGAAAGATGTGTTATTGCCGGACAGGTAGCCATAGCTGGTAAAGTCATCATTGAAGAGGGTGTCCGTATCTGGGGACAATCCGGAGTGATTCAGTCGGTCAGGGTAGGGAAAGAGGCCGAAATTCTTGCCCGTTCATTGGTTACCAAAAGTTTACCGGGAGGAACCACCTATTATGGAAATCCTGCCCGTGAGGTCAGGCAGGCACTGAAAGAAATAGCTTACCTCAAAAACCTTCCTGAACTCATTGAATTATTAAGAAGATAA
- a CDS encoding glycosyltransferase, protein MMILSVVIVNYNVKYFLEQCLISVKKAIDFMKEKNPEFHSEVFVVDNNSVDSSVSMVKSKFPDCQLIANKNNVGFSAANNQAIKVAKGKYILLLNPDTVVEENTFWEAVRFFEDHPDAGGLGVKMIDGKGNFLPESKRSLPTPEVAFYKIFGFSKFFPRSKRFGKYHLSYLDENQIHEVEVLSGACFFIRKEVLDKTGLLDETFFMYGEDIDLSYRIIRAGFKNYYLPVTRIIHYKGESTKKSSVNYVITFYKAMIIFAQKHFTGGKAWFFSVLIHLAIYLRAFLAISHRLFNALILPVADMVLIYLGLNAVRIFWENVGHGIPYPRELIIKYFPLYTLIWVLSLAFVRGHVKPFSIGKITRGILLGAVVISIFYAFLSESERFSRAIIILGTLSSFMLTFFNRLVISYIQTGSLRLNFNKNLRIGIIGKQKEYQRVRQLLDHSAVEYSFCGNISPDEQNIQDEDFIGNVSQIDEIVKIYKLNELIFCAEDISSSRIIRLMTSIGDRQLIYKIAPPQSLFIIGSNHKNKTGDLYTIDIQLSLLQPENKFNKRMFDITSAALFLIFSPLLVWLVKDKKGFFRNLLFILSGKISWVGFNPHEDLSGFPSLKKGIFYPGFNTSKTTEVSGDLNLFYARDYNLMTDIQILLRNFHHAGRQIE, encoded by the coding sequence ATGATGATTCTTTCGGTCGTTATTGTTAATTACAATGTCAAGTACTTTCTTGAACAATGCCTCATTTCTGTAAAGAAGGCTATTGATTTCATGAAAGAAAAAAATCCTGAATTTCATTCAGAGGTCTTTGTGGTTGACAATAATTCCGTTGACAGTTCAGTCAGTATGGTAAAAAGCAAATTTCCTGATTGTCAGCTGATTGCGAATAAAAACAATGTGGGGTTCAGCGCTGCCAACAATCAGGCAATCAAAGTGGCAAAAGGGAAATATATCCTTTTACTCAATCCGGATACGGTAGTAGAGGAAAATACCTTTTGGGAAGCAGTCAGATTCTTTGAAGACCATCCCGATGCCGGAGGTCTTGGTGTGAAAATGATTGACGGAAAAGGCAATTTTCTTCCTGAATCAAAACGAAGCCTGCCTACTCCGGAAGTGGCATTTTATAAAATCTTTGGTTTTTCAAAGTTTTTTCCCCGCTCAAAACGTTTTGGGAAATACCACCTGAGCTATCTTGATGAAAATCAGATACACGAAGTGGAGGTGCTTTCGGGAGCCTGTTTTTTTATCAGAAAAGAGGTGCTGGATAAAACAGGCCTGCTCGATGAAACCTTTTTCATGTACGGAGAGGACATTGATTTGTCATACAGAATAATCAGGGCAGGCTTTAAAAATTATTATCTGCCGGTAACAAGAATTATTCACTATAAAGGCGAAAGCACTAAAAAAAGCAGTGTCAACTATGTCATTACCTTTTACAAGGCAATGATCATCTTTGCTCAGAAACACTTTACAGGAGGAAAAGCATGGTTTTTTTCCGTTTTGATACATCTGGCCATTTACCTGCGTGCCTTTCTGGCTATTTCGCACCGTTTGTTTAATGCCCTGATCCTTCCAGTTGCCGATATGGTTTTAATTTATCTCGGTTTAAATGCAGTCAGGATATTCTGGGAAAATGTCGGGCATGGCATTCCTTATCCAAGAGAGCTGATAATCAAATATTTTCCGCTTTATACACTCATTTGGGTGTTGTCACTGGCTTTTGTCAGGGGGCATGTCAAACCTTTTTCAATCGGAAAAATTACCAGAGGTATTTTACTTGGCGCTGTGGTCATCAGTATTTTTTATGCTTTTTTAAGTGAATCCGAACGTTTTTCTCGTGCCATCATTATTCTCGGGACTCTGTCTTCTTTTATGCTGACTTTTTTTAACCGTTTGGTCATTTCGTACATTCAGACAGGCTCGCTCCGGCTGAATTTCAACAAAAACCTCAGAATCGGAATTATCGGGAAACAAAAGGAATATCAGCGTGTCCGCCAGCTTCTTGACCATTCTGCTGTTGAATACAGTTTCTGCGGAAATATTTCACCTGATGAACAAAATATTCAGGATGAGGATTTTATCGGTAATGTTTCACAAATCGATGAGATTGTTAAAATTTATAAACTGAATGAGCTGATTTTTTGTGCAGAAGACATTTCATCTTCCCGCATTATCCGGCTTATGACAAGCATTGGCGACCGTCAGCTCATTTATAAAATTGCTCCGCCTCAGAGTCTTTTTATCATAGGCAGCAATCACAAGAATAAAACGGGAGACCTCTATACCATTGATATTCAGCTTTCTTTACTTCAGCCTGAGAATAAATTCAACAAGCGCATGTTCGACATCACTTCCGCTGCACTTTTCCTGATATTTTCACCCCTCCTGGTTTGGCTGGTCAAAGACAAAAAAGGTTTTTTCAGAAACCTGTTGTTTATTTTGTCAGGAAAAATTTCATGGGTAGGCTTTAATCCCCATGAAGACCTTTCAGGTTTTCCTTCCCTGAAAAAGGGGATATTTTATCCGGGCTTCAATACTTCCAAAACAACAGAAGTATCAGGCGATTTAAATCTTTTTTATGCCAGAGACTACAACCTGATGACCGACATTCAGATTTTACTCAGAAATTTTCACCATGCAGGTCGCCAGATCGAATAG
- the recR gene encoding recombination protein RecR, giving the protein MEYPSEVIRELVEQLTKLPGIGKRTALRMVLSLLKDKDTEVEKLGELIKNLKTKIKYCQICHTISDDDVCKICSDHQRDKESICVVESHRDLIAIENTGQYRGLYHVLGGLINPLEGTGPDDIHLNSLLQRVERENPKEVIFALSATLEGDTTMYYIGKELNAKNVRTSVISRGISVGGELEFADEITLGRSILQRTPYKI; this is encoded by the coding sequence ATGGAATATCCTTCTGAGGTAATCAGAGAATTGGTTGAGCAACTGACAAAACTTCCGGGCATTGGAAAACGGACAGCCCTTCGTATGGTTCTCAGCCTGCTGAAAGATAAAGATACGGAGGTTGAAAAGCTGGGTGAGCTGATTAAAAACCTTAAAACAAAAATTAAATATTGCCAGATATGCCATACCATCAGCGATGATGATGTTTGTAAGATTTGTTCCGACCATCAGCGGGATAAGGAAAGCATTTGTGTGGTGGAAAGCCACCGCGACCTGATTGCCATTGAAAACACCGGGCAATACAGGGGTCTTTATCATGTTTTGGGCGGATTGATAAATCCGCTGGAAGGAACCGGCCCCGATGATATTCACCTCAACAGCCTGCTTCAGCGGGTTGAAAGGGAAAATCCAAAAGAGGTTATCTTTGCTTTGTCGGCAACCCTTGAAGGGGATACAACCATGTATTATATCGGAAAAGAGCTTAATGCAAAAAATGTAAGAACATCAGTCATTTCCCGCGGCATTTCTGTTGGCGGAGAACTGGAATTTGCCGATGAAATTACTTTAGGTCGCTCCATCCTGCAACGGACGCCTTATAAAATCTAA
- a CDS encoding radical SAM protein has product MRFSMFRDYISLLRTLTFKRFFNGVKVAVSFYLSRLLRKTIHWGMPMSLSVEPTNICNLKCPECPTGMKILTRRSGTLHPELFRKIIDQVYPTTPYLTLYFQGEPYLNPDFFNFVNYARKKKMYVTTSTNGHFLNEANCEKTVSSGLSKLIISVDGTTQDVYQQYRVGGDLQTVIRGIKCLMETKKKMNSLYPFVVLQFIVFRQNEHQIDEIRRIARETGVDFLALKTAQVYDYESGKNIIPENIKYSRYRKTKDGTYIIQNKYYNHCWRSWQSCVMTWDGHIVPCCFDKDARYKAGSVLEKPFREIWHSESLNTFRQNILKARKNIDICTNCTEGTKIWI; this is encoded by the coding sequence ATCAGATTCTCAATGTTTCGTGATTATATTAGTTTGCTCAGGACTCTCACCTTCAAAAGATTTTTTAACGGGGTAAAAGTTGCCGTATCATTTTATTTATCAAGGCTTTTGCGAAAAACCATACACTGGGGCATGCCCATGAGCCTTTCGGTGGAACCAACCAATATCTGCAACCTGAAATGCCCTGAATGTCCGACAGGAATGAAAATACTGACCAGGAGGTCGGGAACACTTCATCCTGAGCTTTTCAGAAAAATCATTGATCAGGTTTATCCGACAACTCCTTATCTGACCTTGTATTTTCAGGGGGAACCTTACCTGAATCCCGACTTTTTTAATTTTGTCAACTATGCCCGAAAAAAGAAAATGTATGTTACCACTTCCACCAACGGGCATTTCCTGAATGAGGCAAATTGTGAGAAAACCGTCAGTTCAGGATTGAGTAAACTGATTATTTCCGTGGACGGAACCACACAGGATGTCTATCAGCAATACAGGGTGGGCGGTGATCTTCAGACGGTTATCCGCGGAATAAAATGCCTGATGGAAACTAAGAAAAAAATGAATTCCCTTTATCCCTTTGTTGTTCTTCAGTTTATTGTCTTCAGGCAAAATGAACATCAGATTGATGAAATCAGGAGAATTGCCCGCGAGACAGGTGTAGATTTTCTTGCCCTGAAAACCGCACAGGTGTATGATTATGAAAGTGGTAAAAACATTATTCCGGAAAACATCAAGTATTCAAGATACAGAAAAACAAAAGACGGCACATACATCATTCAGAATAAATATTACAACCATTGCTGGAGGAGCTGGCAGTCCTGTGTCATGACATGGGACGGTCACATTGTTCCCTGTTGTTTTGATAAAGATGCCCGCTACAAGGCAGGTTCCGTGCTTGAAAAACCTTTCAGGGAAATCTGGCACAGCGAAAGCCTAAATACTTTCAGGCAAAACATTCTGAAAGCAAGGAAAAATATCGACATTTGTACAAATTGTACGGAGGGAACAAAAATCTGGATTTGA
- a CDS encoding MGMT family protein has translation MKNQAKNSVVNSQETFFEKVYEVVRQIPYGRVSTYGDIAEFLGARGSARMVGWAMNASHQAYPPVPAHRVVNRQGLLTGKFHFQTPDMMEKLLQNEGIEVEDNRVVHFIKIRWVPSKELIKREK, from the coding sequence TTGAAAAATCAGGCAAAAAATAGTGTAGTAAATAGTCAGGAAACTTTTTTTGAAAAAGTTTATGAGGTTGTTCGACAGATACCGTATGGAAGGGTCAGCACCTATGGCGATATTGCCGAATTTCTCGGGGCCAGAGGTTCAGCCCGTATGGTTGGCTGGGCAATGAATGCTTCCCATCAGGCTTATCCGCCTGTTCCGGCCCACAGGGTTGTCAACAGGCAGGGGCTTTTAACAGGAAAATTTCATTTTCAGACTCCTGATATGATGGAAAAACTGCTTCAAAATGAGGGTATTGAAGTTGAAGATAATCGGGTAGTTCATTTTATCAAAATCCGCTGGGTGCCCTCAAAAGAACTTATAAAAAGGGAAAAATGA